One genomic window of Campylobacter curvus includes the following:
- a CDS encoding Tgt2/MlaC family protein, with translation MKIFKILLAAVLFACSLWAVSENEIKQEVTKRTDEAIKVLKDTNLDNAAKSKALFAIFDPLFDFKQMAKISLGKRYNSLSASEQKQFDEAFEQKLKSSYIDKLLSYTNQEINIKDASKPQPNRYWLNSELISEGKPYEFVYKFYDAKERGWLIYDIDIIGVSIIQTYRSQFADLLDNADFATLIAKLNQTTLPNQGDK, from the coding sequence ATGAAAATTTTTAAAATTTTACTCGCTGCGGTGCTATTTGCGTGTAGCCTTTGGGCGGTCTCTGAAAACGAGATCAAGCAAGAGGTGACTAAGCGCACAGACGAAGCTATCAAGGTGCTAAAAGATACAAATTTAGACAACGCGGCAAAGAGTAAGGCCTTGTTTGCGATATTCGATCCGTTGTTTGACTTTAAGCAAATGGCTAAAATCAGCCTTGGCAAGCGCTACAACAGCCTAAGTGCCAGCGAGCAAAAGCAGTTTGACGAGGCTTTCGAGCAAAAGCTAAAAAGCTCATACATCGATAAGCTACTTAGCTACACCAATCAAGAAATAAACATAAAAGACGCGAGCAAACCTCAGCCAAATCGCTACTGGCTAAATTCCGAGCTCATAAGCGAGGGCAAACCCTATGAGTTCGTCTATAAATTTTACGACGCGAAGGAGCGCGGCTGGCTAATATATGATATCGATATCATAGGCGTGAGCATCATCCAGACATACCGCAGTCAGTTTGCCGACCTACTTGACAACGCCGATTTTGCGACACTGATAGCAAAGCTAAATCAAACAACCCTACCAAATCAAGGCGACAAATAG
- a CDS encoding MlaA family lipoprotein, whose translation MRILLAIFFSTLLAFANPSTNEADEFDVEFDAKANTFDPLSGYNRVMTNVNDFIYSNILTPAAKGYAYVVPEPARTAISNFFDNLMFPIRFVNNVLQLKFQNAGEETLRFLANTIIGFGGLTDGAKYYGLKEHDEDLGQTLGYWGVGSGFHIVWPILGPSNLRDTAGMVGDYFANPISYVKPRELSIGIGAFKYLNDFSHDPTAYDKLKKDAIDLYPFLRDGYEQRREHLIKE comes from the coding sequence ATGAGAATTTTGCTGGCTATTTTCTTTAGCACGCTACTAGCTTTTGCAAACCCTAGCACAAACGAAGCGGACGAATTCGACGTGGAATTTGACGCCAAAGCCAACACCTTTGACCCACTAAGCGGCTACAACCGCGTGATGACGAATGTGAACGATTTTATATATTCAAACATACTCACTCCTGCCGCCAAGGGCTATGCCTACGTAGTTCCCGAGCCCGCGCGCACCGCGATCTCAAACTTTTTTGACAATCTCATGTTCCCTATCCGCTTCGTAAATAACGTGTTACAGCTTAAATTCCAAAACGCAGGTGAGGAGACGCTGAGATTTCTTGCAAATACGATAATCGGCTTTGGCGGACTGACCGACGGCGCGAAATACTACGGACTAAAAGAGCACGACGAGGATCTGGGGCAGACGCTAGGATACTGGGGCGTAGGCAGCGGTTTTCATATCGTTTGGCCGATCTTAGGACCTTCAAATTTAAGAGATACTGCGGGCATGGTGGGAGATTATTTCGCAAATCCTATCAGCTACGTGAAGCCAAGAGAGCTATCCATCGGTATAGGCGCGTTTAAATACCTAAACGACTTCTCGCACGATCCGACGGCCTACGATAAGCTCAAAAAAGACGCGATCGATCTTTATCCGTTTTTACGCGACGGCTACGAGCAAAGACGCGAACACCTAATCAAGGAATGA